Genomic segment of Streptomyces zhihengii:
GGGACCTGCTCGGTGACGTTCGCCTTCCAGCTCCGGGTGGACTTGGCGACCTTCACCTTCCAGTTGCTGGTGGTGTCGTCCGCCTTCTCGACGCTCACCACGCCCTTGGCGAACGTGGAGAACTCCTGGAACTGCGTCCACTGGTCGTACGCCTCGCGCACCGGCACGCCGACGTCGATGTCCTCGACGATGGTGACGCTCTTGGACTTGCCGCCGCCCGACTTCCGGCCCTTGCCGAACAGGCCCTTGACCTTGTCCTTCATGGTGTCCTTGACGTGGGAGGCCGCCGCGCTCATGGCGGCCTGGGCGGGGGACTTCCCCTCCGAGAGCGCCTGGCCGCCCTTGGTGAGGCTCTTGAGGGCGCCGCCGGCGCCGTCGCCGGGCTGGGCGAGCTTGCTGACGCCCTCTCCCAGGCGGTGCCCCAGCCGGGTGACCGTGTGTTCGGCGCGGGCCCGGAGGTAGTTCTGGAGCTCGTCCTTCAGGCGGTCGGCGGCCGGGCTGCCCAGCACGTCGTTCCTGACCTTGCCCAGTGCGGAATCAGGCATTGCCGTCACCGCTCTTCTTCCGGGCCGGCGCCGTCCGCTTCTTCGCGGTGCCGGCGCGCGAGGAGGCCGACTTGGCGGCGCCCGACGCGGCGGAGCCCGTCCGCTTGCGGGCGGGGGCGGAGGCCTTGCGGGCGCCGTCCGAGCCGGAGCGGGCCTGCTTGGCGGGGGCGCGCCGGGCCCCGGAGGACGCGGCGCGCTTCTTGGCGGCGCTCGCCCGTGCCGGTGTCCGGCCGCCGCCGTCGCCCGCGTCGTCCCCGCGGTCCTCGGCGTCCTCGGCGTCCCTGACGTCTTCGGCCCGGTCCGCCTCCTCGGGCTCCTCGGCCTCGTCGCGGCGGTCGTCCGGCGCGTCGAGCGCCTTGGTGCGCTGCGCCAGGGAGTCCGCCAGGCCGGTGGCGCGCTGGGTGAGCGCCTGCGTGGCCGCCGACTTGGTCGCCTCCACCAGCTCCTTGCGGACCTGGTCGCTCAGGCCGCCCAGGGCGGGCGTCTCGGCGATCAGCTTGCCGATCCGCCGGGGATCGAGGTCGAGCTTCTTGCCGGCCAGGAACATGCCCAGCCCGATGGCCATCTTGGCCTTCTTCGTACGCCCCAGCAGGTATCCGCCCACCAGAGCCACGGCTATCTTCGCGTTCTTCGTCATGCTGTGTGCACCTCGGTCTCTCCCCGCCGTCGGTCGCTGTGCTCGGTCATGTGGTGCCGCCGCTCCCCTGCCGGTGGTTCTCGATCTCCTCCAGCCGGTCGAGCAGCTCGTCCTCCCGGCGGTCGTACTCCTCCTCCGAGATCCGGCCGCTCGTCAGCTCGCGTTCGAGTGCGGCCAGTTCCCGCATCACGGGCTCCGGGTCGTAGTACTCCTGCTCCGCCGCCGTCAGCACCTGGTCGACGACCCAGGCGGTCCCTCGGACGGGGGCCAGCGGGAAGGTCACGATGCTGGTGATGAGGCCCATGGCTCTCCCTTCC
This window contains:
- a CDS encoding gas vesicle protein GvpG, producing MGLITSIVTFPLAPVRGTAWVVDQVLTAAEQEYYDPEPVMRELAALERELTSGRISEEEYDRREDELLDRLEEIENHRQGSGGTT